Proteins found in one Brachypodium distachyon strain Bd21 chromosome 5, Brachypodium_distachyon_v3.0, whole genome shotgun sequence genomic segment:
- the LOC100839158 gene encoding uncharacterized protein LOC100839158 — protein sequence MGLFDGLFSRHPSPTPPAMATATDAAASPSPPSSSTSLNDPPLSPAAISLVHRCARIAGVPAEQLLRRRFEPGPAPEAEEPVALARGRSLVEYCSYMALRAETRRRQHDDLLVGDAGFHSLTYDMMLAWEAPDPDTDADLQKSVLLCSGDVDGGDDGTSMFYSSPTQMAIQVDGRRTVGPEAFAKIAPACPAVAHPMTVRNLFDALTNSTGGRLHFLIYHKYLKSLDTVLQSTKLMSGGVQKTPRLELCNGEVVLDVFGAATTKPVLQHIGTSTWPGRLTLTNHSLYFEPIGVDFSYGDAVVYDLAEDLKQCVKRESTGPWGAHLFDKAVMYKSSSISEPVFFEFPQFKGHSRRDYWFAIIKEVLHAHKFIRRYKLASFQRAEALSVATLGILRYRTVKEGFHILPAYFKTTLAFNLAEKLPKGDKILEALHGQLKQQHCSRFRGSDELVGGPDDPFPLSAHTLMRMGLLELKEEDHPEERDFSARDVQTGGTSSVQMALERSVGYSDRVEAARATLDQVKVEDIDTNVAVLKELLFPLIEIGKRLRFLADWEEPLKSYVFLLCFLYIVYRGWIWYIFPGLLLGCTAFMLWNKHHGNRQMIGAFEVTTPPRRRTVEQLLALQEAISQLEAHVQAGNIFLLKLRSLMLAAFPQSTNKVAVAMLVAAAAFALLPLRRIVLLVVVEAYTRHMPARKKSSEKLLRRLREWWLRIPAAPVQLLRPQDTRRWRSRLRSR from the exons ATGGGCCTCTTTGACGGCCTCTTCTCCCGCCACCCctcgcccacgccgccggccatggccacggccacggacgccgccgcttctccatcgccgccgtcctcgtcgACGTCGCTCAACGATCCTCCCCTCTCGCCGGCCGCCATCTCCCTCGTCCACCGATGCGCCCG GATCGCGGGCGTGCCGGCGGagcagctgctgcggcggcggttcgagccggggccggcgccggaggcggaggagccggtGGCGCTGGCGCGCGGGAGGAGCCTGGTGGAGTACTGCTCGTACATGGCCCTGCGCGCCGAGACCCGGCGCCGGCAGCACGACGACCTTCTCGTGGGCGACGCCGGCTTCCATTCGCTCACCTACGACATGATGCTGGCCTGGGAGGCCCCCGACCCCGACACCGACGCAGACCTCCAG AAGAGCGTCCTCCTCTGCAGCGGCGAtgtggacggcggcgacgacggaaCATCCATGTTCTACTCCAGCCCCACCCAGATGGCCATTCAG GTTGATGGAAGGAGGACGGTGGGGCCGGAGGCGTTTGCGAAGATCGCGCCGGCCTGCCCCGCCGTGGCGCACCCGATGACGGTCCGCAACCTCTTcgacgcgctcacaaactccACCGGCGGCCGCCTCCATTTCCTCATCTACCACAAGTACCTCAAAAGCCTGGACAC GGTGCTCCAATCCACGAAGCTTATGTCGGGAGGCGTGCAAAAGACGCCCCGGCTCGAGCTCTGCAACGGCGAGGTGGTCCTCGACGTCTTTGGCGCCGCCACGACGAAGCCGGTCCTCCAGCACATCGGGACGTCCACGTGGCCTG GGAGGCTCACGCTGACGAACCATTCCTTGTACTTCGAGCCCATCGGCGTCGACTTCTCCTACGGCGACGCCGTCGTGTATGATCTCGCCGAGGACCTCAAGCAGTGCGTCAAACGTGAGTCCACCGGGCCGTGGGGCGCTCACCTCTTCGACAAGGCCGTCATGTACAAATCTAGCTCCAT AAGCGAGCCGGTGTTCTTCGAGTTCCCCCAATTCAAAGGCCACAGCCGCAGGGACTACTGGTTCGCGATCATCAAGGAGGTGCTGCACGCCCACAAGTTCATCAGGAGGTACAAGCTGGCAAGCTTCCAGAGAGCCGAGGCGCTGTCGGTGGCGACGCTGGGGATCCTCCGGTACCGCACCGTGAAGGAAGGGTTCCACATCCTGCCGGCCTACTTCAAGACCACCCTGGCCTTCAACCTGGCAGAGAAGCTCCCCAAAGGTGACAAGATACTGGAGGCGTTACACGGCCAGCTGAAGCAGCAGCATTGCTCCAGGTTCAGAGGGAGCGATGAGTTGGTCGGCGGTCCCGACGACCCGTTCCCGCTGTCGGCGCACACGCTGATGAGGATGGGGTTGCTggagctcaaggaggaggaccATCCTGAGGAGAGGGACTTCTCTGCCAGAGATGTGCAGACCGGTGGAACCAGCTCGGTGCAGATGGCGCTGGAGCGGTCCGTCGGGTACTCCGACAGagtggaggcggcgcgcgccaCGCTCGATCAAGTCAAGGTGGAGGACATTGACACCAATGTAGCTGTTCTCAAG GAACTGCTATTCCCTCTGATTGAAATTGGCAAAAGGCTCCGCTTTTTGGCCGACTGGGAAGAGCCACTTAAGTCCTACGTCTTCTTGCTCTGTTTCCTTTACATAGTTTACAG AGGCTGGATATGGTACATATTTCCCGGCCTTTTGCTGGGCTGCACTGCTTTCATGCTATGGAACAAGCACCATGGGAACAGGCAGATGATCGGAGCATTCGAAGTCACGACTCCTCCCCGGCGACGAACCGTGGAGCAGCTCCTGGCTCTGCAGGAGGCCATCTCGCAGCTGGAGGCACACGTCCAAGCCGGGAACATATTTCTCCTCAAGCTCCGGTCCCTCATGCTCGCTGCATTCCCTCAG AGCACGAACAAGGTTGCGGTGGCGATGctcgtcgcggcggcggcatttGCGCTCCTGCCTCTCAGGAGGATCGTTCTGCTGGTTGTCGTGGAGGCGTACACGAGGCACAtgccggcgaggaagaagagcagcgAGAAGCTCTTGAGGAGGCTGAGGGAGTGGTGGCTCCGGATCCCGGCAGCTCCTGTGCAGCTCTTGAGGCCGCAGGACACCAGGAGATGGAGATCCAGGTTGAGGTCGAGATGA